From Symphalangus syndactylus isolate Jambi chromosome 17, NHGRI_mSymSyn1-v2.1_pri, whole genome shotgun sequence, one genomic window encodes:
- the ABCA7 gene encoding phospholipid-transporting ATPase ABCA7 isoform X2, with amino-acid sequence MAFWTQLMLLLWKNFMYRRRQPVQLLVELLWPLFLFFILVAVRHSHPPLEHHECHFPNKPLPSAGTVPWLQGLICNVNNTCFPQLTPGEEPGRLSNFNDSLVSRLLADARTVLGGASAHRMLAGLGKLIATLRAARSTAQPQPTKQSPLEPPMLDVAELLTSLLRTESLGLALGQAQEPLHSLLEAAEDLAQELLALHSLMELQALLQRPRGTSGPLELLSEALCSARGPSSTVGPSLNWYEASDLMELVGQEPESALPDSSLSPACSELIGALDSHPLSRLLWRRLKPLILGKLLFAPDTPFTRKLMAQVNRTFEELSLLRDVREVWEMLGPRIFTFMNDSSNVAVLQRLLQMQDEGRRQPRPGGRDHTEALRSFLEPGSGGYSWQDAHADVGRLVGTLGRVTECLSLDKLEAAPSEAALVSRALQLLAEHRFWAGVVFLGPEDSSDPTEHPTADLGPSHVRIKIRMDIDAVTRTNKIRDRFWDPGPAADPLTDLRYVWGGFVYLQDLVERAAVRLLSGANPRAGLYLQQMPYPCYVDDVFLRVLSRSLPLFLTLAWIYSVTLTVKAVVREKETRLRDTMRAMGLSRAVLWLGWFLSCLGPFLLSAALLVLVLKLGDILPYSHPGVVFLFLAAFAVATVTQSFLLSAFFSRANLAAACGGLAYFSLYLPYVLCVAWRDRLPAGGRVAASLLSPVAFGFGCESLALLEEQGEGAQWHNAGTRPTADVFSLAQVSGLLLLDAALYGLATWYLEAVCPGQYGIPEPWNFPFRRSYWCGPRPPKSPAPCPTALDPKVLVEEAPLSLRPGVSVRGLEKCFPGSPQPALRGLSLDFYQGHITAFLGHNGAGKTTTLSILSGLFPPSGGSAFILGHDVRSSMATIRPHLGVCPQYNVLFDMLTVGEHVWFYGRLKGLSATVVGPEQDRLLQDVGLVSKQSVQTRHLSGGMQRKLSVAIAFVGGSQVVILDEPTAGVDPASRRSIWELLLKYREGRTLILSTHHLDEAELLGDRVAVVAGGRLCCCGSPLFLRRHLGSGYYLRLVKARLPLITNEKADTDMEGSVDTGQDKKNGSQGSRVGTPQLLALVQHWVPGARLVEELPHELVLVLPYTGAHDGSFATLFQELDTRLAELRLTGYGISDTSLEEIFLKVVEECAADTNMDDGCCGQHLCTGIAGLDVTLRLKMPPEETALENREPAGSAPETQALQGSGPHAVGRVQGWALTRQQLQALLLKRFLLARRSRRGLFAQIVLPALFVGLALVFSLIVPPFGHYPALRLSPTMYGAQVSFFSEDAPGDPGRTRLLEALLEEAGLEEPTVQHGSNSAPECAQPTVCRFSAPEVPAEVAKVLASSNWTPESPSPACQCSRPGARRLLPDCPAAAGGPPPPQAVTGSGEVIQNLTGRNLSDFLVKTYPRLVRQGLKTKKWVNEVRYGGFSLGGRDPGLPSGQELGHSVEELWALLSPLPGGALDRVLKNLTAWAHSLDAQDSLKIWFNNKGWHSMVAFVNRANNAILRAHLPPGPARHTHSITTLNHPLNLTKEQLSEAALMASSVDVLVSICVVFAMSFVPASFTLVLIEERVTRAKHLQLMGGLSPTLYWLGNFLWDMCNYLVPACIVVLIFLAFQQRAYVAPANLPALLLLLLLYGWSITPLMYPASFFFSVPSTAYVVLTCINLFIGINGSMATFVLELFSDQKLQEVSRILKQVFLIFPHFCLGRGLIDMVRNQAMADAFERLGDRQFQSPLRWEVVGKNLLAMVIQGPLFLLFTLLLQHRSQLLPQPKVRSLPLLGEEDEDVARERERVVRGATQGDVLVLRNLTKVYRGQRMPAVDRLCLGIPPGECFGLLGVNGAGKTSTFRMVTGDTLASGGEAVLAGHSVAQEPSAAHLNMGYCPQSDAIFELLTGREHLELFARLRGVPEPQVAQTAGSGLARLGLSWYADRPAGTYSGGNKRKLATAVALVGDPAVVFLDEPTTGMDPSARRFLWNSLLAVVREGRSVMLTSHSMEECEALCSRLAIMVNGRFRCLGSPQHLKDRFAAGHTLTLRVPAARSQPAAAFVAAEFPGAELREAHGGRLRFQLPPGGRCALARVFGELAVHGAEHGVEDFSVSQTMLEEDQGKDEDTQEQKEAGVGVDPAPGLQHPKRISQFLDDLSTAETVL; translated from the exons ATGGCCTTCTGGACACAGCTGATGCTGCTGCTCTGGAAGAATTTCATGTATCGCCGGAGACAGCCG GTCCAGCTCCTGGTCGAATTGCTGTGGCCTCTGTTCCTCTTCTTCATCCTGGTGGCTGTTCGCCACTCCCACCCGCCCCTGGAGCACCATGAAT GCCACTTCCCCAACAAGCCACTGCCATCGGCGGGCACCGTGCCCTGGCTCCAGGGTCTCATCTGTAACGTGAACAACACCTGCTTTCCGCAGCTGACACCGGGCGAGGAGCCCGGGCGCCTGAGCAACTTCAACGACTCCCT ggtCTCCCGGCTGCTAGCCGATGCCCGCACTGTGCTGGGAGGGGCCAGTGCCCACAGGATGCTGGCTGGCCTAGGGAAGCTGATCGCCACGCTGAGGGCTGCACGCAGCACGG cccagcctcaACCAACCAAGCAGTCTCCGCTGGAACCACCCATGCTGGATGTCGCGGAGCTGCTGACGTCACTGCTGCGTACG GAATCCCTGGGGTTGGCACTGGGCCAAGCCCAGGAGCCCTTGCACAGCTTGTTGGAGGCAGCTGAGGACCTGGCCCAGGAG CTCCTGGCGCTGCACAGCCTGATGGAGCTTCAGGCACTGCTGCAGAGACCCCGAGGGACCAGTGGCCCCCTGGAGTTGCTGTCAGAGGCTCTCTGCAGTGCCAGGGGACCTAGCAGCACAGTGGGCCCCTCCCTCAACTGGTACGAGGCtagtgacctgatggagctggtGGGGCAGGAGCCAGAATCGGCCCTGCCAGACAGCAGCCTGA GCCCCGCCTGCTCGGAGCTGATTGGAGCCCTGGACAGCCACCCGCTGTCCCGCCTGCTCTGGAGACGCCTGAAGCCTCTGATCCTGGGGAAGCTGCTGTTTGCACCAGATACACCTTTTACCCGGAAGCTCATGGCCCAG GTGAACCGGACCTTCGAGGAGCTCTCCCTGCTGAGGGATGTCCGGGAGGTGTGGGAGATGCTGGGACCCCGGATCTTCACCTTCATGAACGACAGTTCCAATGTGGCCGTGCTGCAG CGGCTCCTGCAAATGCAGGACGAAGGAAGAAGGCAGCCCAGACCTGGAGGCCGGGACCACACGGAAGCCCTGCGATCCTTTCTGGAGCCTGGGAGCGGTGGCTACAGCTGGCAGGACGCACATGCTGATGTGGGGCGCCTGGTGGGCACGCTGGGCCGAGTGACGGAG TGCCTGTCGTTGGACAAGCTGGAGGCGGCACCCTCAGAGGCAGCCCTGGTGTCGCGGGCCCTGCAGCTGCTCGCGGAACATCGATTCTGGGCCGGCGTCGTCTTCTTGGGACCTGAGGACTCTTCGGACCCCACAGAGCACCCAACCGCAGACCTGGGCCCCAGCCACGTGCGCATCAAAATCCGCATGGACATTGATGCGGTCACGAGGACCAATAAGATCAGGGACAG GTTTTGGGACCCTGGCCCAGCCGCGGACCCTCTGACCGACCTGCGCTACGTGTGGGGCGGCTTCGTGTACCTGCAAGACCTGGTGGAGCGCGCAGCCGTCCGCCTGCTCAGCGGCGCCAACCCCCGGGCCGGCCTCTACCTGCAGCAGATGCCCTATCCGTGCTATGTGGACGACGT GTTCCTGCGTGTGCTGAGCCGGTCGCTGCCGCTCTTCCTGACGCTGGCCTGGATCTACTCCGTGACACTGACGGTGAAGGCCGTGGTGCGGGAGAAGGAGACACGGCTGCGGGACACCATGCGCGCCATGGGGCTCAGCCGCGCGGTGCTCTGGCTAGGCTGGTTCCTCAGCTGCCTCGGGCCCTTCCTGCTCAGCGCCGCGCTGCTGGTTCTGGTGCTCAAG CTGGGGGACATCCTCCCCTACAGCCACCCGGGCGTGGTCTTCCTGTTCTTGGCAGCCTTCGCAGTGGCCACGGTGACCCAGAGCTTCCTGCTCAGCGCCTTCTTCTCCCGCGCCAACCTGGCTGCGGCCTGCGGCGGCCTGGCCTACTTCTCCCTCTACCTGCCCTACGTACTGTGTGTGGCTTGGCGGGACCGGCTGCCCGCGGGTGGCCGCGTGGCCGCG AGCCTGCTGTCGCCCGTGGCCTTCGGCTTCGGCTGCGAGAGcctggctctgctggaggagcaggGCGAGGGCGCGCAGTGGCACAATGCGGGCACCCGGCCCACAGCAGACGTCTTCAGCCTGGCCCAGGTCTCTGGCCTTCTGCTGCTGGACGCGGCGCTCTACGGCCTCGCCACCTGGTACCTGGAAGCTGTGTGCCCAG GCCAGTATGGGATCCCTGAACCATGGAATTTTCCCTTTCGGAGGAGCTACTGGTGTGGACCTCGGCCCCCCAAGAGTCCAGCCCCTTGTCCCACCGCACTGGACCCAAAGG TGCTGGTGGAAGAGGCACCACTCAGCCTGCGTCCTGGGGTCTCCGTTCGCGGCCTGGAGAAGTGCTTTCCTGGCAGCCCGCAGCCAGCACTGCGGGGGCTCAGCCTGGACTTCTACCAGGGCCACATCACCGCCTTCCTGGGCCACAACGGGGCCGGCAAGACCACCACACT GTCCATCCTGAGTGGTCTCTTCCCACCGAGTGGTGGCTCTGCCTTCATACTGGGCCACGACGTCCGCTCCAGCATGGCCACCATCCGGCCCCACCTGGGCGTCTGTCCCCAGTACAACGTGCTGTTTGACAT GCTAACTGTGGGCGAGCACGTCTGGTTCTATGGGCGGCTGAAGGGTCTGAGTGCCACTGTGGTGGGTCCCGAGCAGGACCGTCTGCTACAGGACGTGGGGCTGGTCTCCAAGCAGAGTGTGCAGACTCGCCACCTCTCTG GTGGGATGCAACGGAAGCTGTCCGTGGCCATTGCCTTTGTGGGCGGCTCCCAAGTTGTTATCCTGGACGAGCCTACGGCTGGCGTGGATCCTGCTTCCCGCCGCAGTATTTGGGAGCTGCTGCTCAAATACCGAGAAG GTCGCACACTGATCCTCTCCACCCACCACCTGGATGAGGCGGAGCTGCTGGGAGACCGTGTGGCCGTGGTGGCAGGCGGCCGCTTGTGTTGCTGTGGCTCCCCACTCTTCCTGCGCCGTCACCTGGGGTCCGGCTACTACTTGAGGCTGGTGAAGGCCCGCCTGCCCCTGATCACCAATGAGAAG GCTGACACTGACATGGAGGGCAGCGTGGACACTGGGCAGGATAAGAAGAACGGCAGCCAGGGCAGCAGAGTCG GCACTCCTCAGCTGCTGGCCCTGGTGCAGCACTGGGTGCCCGGGGCACGGCTGGTGGAGGAGCTGCCACACGAGCTGGTGCTGGTGCTGCCCTACACGGGTGCCCATGACGGCAGCTTCGCCACACTCTTCCAAGAGCTAGACACGCGGCTGGCGGAGCTGAGGCTCACTGGCTACGGGATCTCCGACACCAGCCTCGAGGAG ATCTTCCTGAAGGTGGTGGAGGAGTGTGCTGCAGACACAAATATGGATG ATGGCTGCTGCGGGCAGCACTTATGCACAGGCATTGCTGGCCTAGACGTGACCCTGCGGCTCAAGATGCCTCCAGAGGAGACAGCGCTGGAGAACAGGGAGCCAG CTGGGTCAGCCCCAGAGACCCAGGCCCTCCAGGGCTCTGGGCCACACGCCGTGGGCCGGGTACAGGGTTGGGCACTGACCCGCCAGCAGCTCCAGGCCCTGCTTCTCAAGCGCTTTCTGCTTGCCCGCCGCAGCCGCCGTGGCCTGTTCGCGCAG ATCGTGCTGCCTGCCCTCTTTGTGGGCCTGGCCCTCGTGTTCAGCCTCATCGTGCCTCCTTTCGGGCACTACCCGGCTCTGCGGCTCAGTCCCACCATGTACGGTGCTCAGGTGTCCTTCTTCAG TGAGGATGCCCCAGGGGACCCTGGACGTACCCGGCTGCTCGAGGCACTGCTGGAGGAGGCAGGACTGGAGGAGCCCACCGTGCAGCATGGCTCCAACAG CGCCCCTGAGTGTGCACAGCCCACTGTCTGCAGGTTCTCGGCACCAGAAGTTCCTGCTGAAGTGGCCAAGGTCTTGGCCAGTAGCAACTGGACCCCAGAGTCTCCGTCCCCAGCCTGCCAGTGTAGCCGGCCCGGTGCCCGGCGCCTGCTCCCCGACTGCCCGGCTGCAGCTGGTGGTCCCCCTCCGCCCCAGGCAGTGACCGGCTCTGGGGAAGTGATTCAGAACCTGACAGGCCGGAACCTGTCTGACTTCCTGGTCAAGACCTACCCGCGCCTGGTGCGCCAGGG CCTGAAGACTAAGAAGTGGGTGAATGAGGTCAG GTATGGAGGCTTCTCGCTGGGGGGCCGAGACCCAGGCCTGCCCTCGGGCCAAGAGTTGGGCCACTCAGTGGAGGAGTTGTGGGCGCTGCTGAGCCCCCTGCCTGGCGGGGCCCTCGACCGTGTCCTGAAAAACCTCACAGCCTGGGCTCACAGCCTGGATGCTCAGGACAGTCTCAAG ATCTGGTTCAACAACAAAGGCTGGCACTCCATGGTGGCCTTTGTCAACCGAGCCAACAACGCAATCCTACGTGCTCACCTGCCCCCAGGCCCGGCCCGTCACACCCACAGCATCACCACACTCAACCACCCCTTGAACCTCACCAAGGAGCAGCTGTCTGAGGCCGCACT GATGGCCTCCTCAGTGGACGTCCTCGTCTCCATCTGTGTGGTCTTTGCCATGTCCTTCGTCCCGGCCAGCTTCACTCTTGTCCTCATTGAGGAGCGAGTCACCCGAGCCAAGCACCTGCAGCTCATGGGGGGCCTGTCCCCCACCCTCTACTGGCTCGGCAACTTCCTCTGGGACATG TGTAACTACTTGGTGCCAGCGTGCATCGTGGTGCTCATCTTTCTGGCCTTCCAGCAGAGGGCATATGTGGCCCCTGCCAACCTGCCTGCTCTCCTGCTGTTGCTACTACTGTATGG CTGGTCGATCACACCACTCATGTACCcagcctccttcttcttctccgtGCCCAGCACGGCCTATGTGGTGCTCACCTGCATAAACCTCTTTATTGGCATCAATGGAAGCATGGCCACCTTTGTGCTTGAGCTCTTCTCTGATCAG AAGCTGCAGGAGGTGAGCCGGATCTTGAAACAGGTCTTCCTTATCTTCCCCCACTTCTGCTTGGGCCGGGGGCTCATTGACATGGTGCGGAACCAGGCCATGGCTGATGCCTTTGAGCGCTTGG GAGACAGGCAGTTCCAGTCACCCCTGCGCTGGGAAGTGGTCGGCAAGAACCTCTTGGCCATGGTGATACAGGGgcccctcttccttctcttcacaCTACTGCTGCAGCACCGAAGCCAACTCCTGCCACA GCCCAAGGTGAGGTCCCTGCCACTCCTGGGAGAGGAAGATGAGGATGTAGCCCGTGAACGGGAGCGGGTGGTCCGAGGAGCTACCCAAGGGGACGTGTTGGTGCTGAGGAACTTAACCAAG GTATACCGCGGGCAGAGGATGCCAGCTGTTGACCGCTTGTGCCTGGGGATCCCCCCTGGTGAG TGTTTTGGGCTGCTGGGTGTGAACGGAGCAGGGAAAACGTCCACGTTTCGCATGGTGACGGGGGACACATTGGCCAGCGGGGGCGAGGCTGTGCTGGCAGGCCACAG CGTGGCCCAGGAACCCAGTGCTGCGCACCTCAATATGGGCTACTGCCCTCAATCCGATGCCATCTTTGAGCTGCTGACGGGCCGCGAGCACCTGGAGCTGTTTGCGCGCCTGCGCGGTGTCCCGGAGCCCCAGGTTGCCCAG ACTGCTGGCTCGGGCCTGGCGCGTCTGGGACTCTCATGGTACGCAGACCGGCCTGCAGGCACCTACAGCGGAGGGAACAAACGCAAGCTGGCGACGGCCGTGGCGCTGGTTGGGGACCCGGCCGTGGTTTTTCTG GACGAGCCGACCACAGGCATGGACCCCAGCGCGCGGCGCTTCCTCTGGAACAGCCTTTTGGCCGTGGTGCGGGAAGGCCGTTCAGTGATGCTCACCTCCCACAG CATGGAGGAGTGTGAAGCGCTCTGCTCgcgcctggccatcatggtgaatgGGCGGTTCCGCTGCCTGGGCAGCCCGCAACATCTCAAGGACAG ATTCGCGGCCGGTCACACACTGACCCTGCGGGTGCCCGCCGCAAGGTCCCAGCCGGCAGCGGCCTTCGTGGCGGCGGAGTTCCCTGGGGCGGAGCTGCGCGAGGCACATGGAGGCCGCCTGCGCTTCCAGCTGCCGCCAGGAGGGCGCTGCGCCCTGGCGCGCGTCTTTGGAGAGCTGGCGGTGCACGGCGCAGAGCACGGCGTGGAGGACTTTTCCGTGAGCCAGACGATGCTGGAGGAG GACCAGGGGAAGGACGAGGACACCCAGGAGCAGAAGGAGGCAGGAGTGGGAGTGGACCCCGCGCCAGGCCTGCAGCACCCCAAACGCATCAGCCAGTTCCTCGATGACCTTAGCACTGCCGAGACTGTGCTCTGA